Proteins encoded in a region of the Pseudomonas syringae KCTC 12500 genome:
- a CDS encoding DUF3772 domain-containing protein: MQHASLNRFRTGLLALLLLCVTLPALAQNAPAPQADSASSAAPAVVVPSLDDLNQQLDQIRQKVTGSANDDLLSSLRQAALQVQKQADNLVAQQAVDIEHLNDQLNILGPVQPDEAQSLTSQRKTLTAQKNALVNDERQTNELSQSARDLATQIFNLRRSLFDSQISTRTASPLSSAFWSTLIRPTDDDLGRLNRLLVDVRQVLNNAMAPDNRVQFISVVLGALFIWVVVRRLLERLLIWAMIRWLPEGRLRRSALALAVGLSTILTITIATSLLRWGIVHNAVLSNDVVNLLDQVQTLITFCAFIVGLGRALLMLAHASWRLPQIPDQIATALGRFPPALALALMVIGTQERINSVIASSLALTVAVNGLTALAVSLVFFYALLRYRRTRRRFELERPAGFAGLIPFIVAVWVGLSLLALLSGYLTLAYFLAVKLLWVSVVASTAYLLIACFGDICETLLSPKQPGGLALGSALGLSTRHQAQASTVLAGIGRTLLLLTAVLLAFLPSGSSPGDLLASFTQLDVTSKSMGNLNIVPSDILVALVCLVVGLLSVRVLKEWFGERLLPETNMDAGMQASLVTLIGYIGFVLVVAVVMSTLNISLTNLTWVVSALSVGIGFGLQAIVQNFISGLILLTERPVKVGDWVSLAGVEGDIRRINVRATEIQMGDRSTVIVPNSQFITQNVRNVTMGNALGVVGITLTLPLETDVLQIRELLLQAFTEHEAILDAPAPSVTFKDLTNTGLIISASGYVNSPRSVGGARSDLLFTVLGRLRELGVALSAPQSMVLINEGAGKDAAAEESQ; this comes from the coding sequence ATGCAGCACGCTTCGCTGAACCGTTTTCGTACCGGGTTGCTCGCCTTGCTCTTGCTGTGCGTGACCTTGCCGGCCCTGGCCCAGAATGCCCCCGCGCCCCAGGCCGATAGTGCCAGCAGCGCAGCGCCTGCCGTGGTTGTCCCAAGCCTGGATGATCTGAACCAACAGCTCGATCAGATCCGTCAGAAAGTGACGGGCAGTGCCAACGATGACCTGCTTTCAAGCCTGCGTCAGGCGGCTTTGCAGGTTCAGAAACAAGCCGACAATCTGGTTGCGCAGCAAGCTGTCGACATCGAACACCTGAATGATCAGCTCAACATTCTCGGGCCGGTGCAACCGGACGAAGCGCAAAGCCTGACCAGTCAGCGCAAGACGTTGACCGCACAGAAAAACGCGCTGGTCAATGATGAACGTCAGACCAATGAGCTAAGCCAGTCAGCCCGGGATCTGGCCACGCAGATATTCAACCTGCGCCGCAGCCTCTTCGATTCACAGATCAGCACGCGCACGGCGAGCCCGCTCAGTTCGGCATTCTGGTCCACGCTGATTCGCCCGACCGATGACGACCTGGGACGCCTGAACAGGCTTCTGGTGGACGTGCGCCAGGTGCTCAATAACGCGATGGCACCGGACAACCGTGTGCAATTCATCAGCGTGGTGCTGGGCGCATTGTTCATCTGGGTGGTTGTCCGGCGACTGCTGGAGCGCCTGCTGATCTGGGCGATGATTCGCTGGCTGCCCGAAGGCCGCCTGCGCCGCAGTGCTCTGGCCCTGGCTGTCGGGCTGTCGACCATTCTTACCATCACCATTGCCACTTCCTTGCTGCGCTGGGGAATCGTCCACAACGCGGTGCTCAGCAATGACGTAGTCAATCTGCTCGATCAGGTGCAGACGCTGATTACCTTCTGCGCCTTCATCGTCGGTCTGGGCCGCGCGCTGTTGATGCTGGCACACGCCTCGTGGCGCCTGCCGCAAATTCCTGACCAGATCGCCACCGCATTGGGCCGCTTCCCCCCTGCCCTGGCGCTGGCACTGATGGTCATCGGCACACAGGAGCGAATCAACAGTGTGATTGCCAGCAGCCTGGCCCTGACGGTTGCGGTCAATGGCCTGACGGCACTGGCGGTTTCGCTGGTATTCTTCTACGCCCTGTTGCGCTACCGCCGTACCCGCCGCCGCTTTGAGCTGGAGCGCCCGGCAGGCTTCGCCGGGCTGATTCCGTTTATCGTCGCGGTGTGGGTCGGCCTGAGTTTGCTGGCGTTGCTGAGCGGCTACCTGACGCTGGCTTACTTTCTGGCAGTGAAACTGCTCTGGGTCAGCGTAGTGGCGTCCACTGCGTACCTGCTGATCGCCTGCTTCGGTGACATCTGCGAAACCCTCCTGTCGCCCAAACAACCTGGCGGCCTGGCGCTGGGCTCAGCGCTGGGTTTGTCCACTCGCCATCAGGCGCAGGCAAGTACCGTGCTGGCCGGCATAGGCCGCACTTTGCTGCTGCTCACCGCTGTCCTGCTGGCGTTCCTGCCCTCAGGGTCGAGCCCGGGCGATCTGCTCGCCAGCTTTACTCAGCTGGATGTCACGTCCAAATCCATGGGCAACCTGAACATTGTCCCCAGCGACATTCTGGTGGCATTGGTCTGCCTGGTCGTCGGCCTGCTGAGTGTGCGTGTACTCAAGGAATGGTTTGGAGAACGCCTGCTGCCCGAAACCAACATGGACGCAGGCATGCAGGCCTCGCTGGTGACCCTGATCGGTTACATCGGCTTTGTGCTGGTGGTGGCCGTGGTGATGTCCACACTCAACATCAGCCTCACCAACCTGACCTGGGTGGTCAGTGCGCTGTCGGTGGGGATAGGTTTCGGCCTGCAAGCCATTGTGCAGAACTTCATCTCCGGCCTGATTCTGCTGACCGAGCGTCCGGTCAAAGTCGGCGACTGGGTAAGCCTGGCGGGGGTCGAAGGAGATATTCGCCGGATCAACGTCCGCGCGACCGAAATCCAGATGGGCGACCGCTCGACAGTGATCGTGCCGAACTCGCAGTTCATCACGCAGAACGTGCGCAACGTCACCATGGGCAATGCGCTGGGCGTGGTCGGAATCACCCTTACGCTGCCCCTGGAAACAGACGTCCTGCAAATACGCGAACTGCTGTTGCAGGCCTTCACCGAGCATGAAGCCATACTCGATGCGCCAGCGCCTTCAGTCACCTTCAAGGACCTGACCAATACCGGTTTGATCATCAGCGCCAGCGGCTACGTGAACAGCCCACGCTCGGTGGGTGGCGCACGGAGTGATCTGTTGTTTACGGTCTTGGGGCGTCTGAGGGAATTGG